Proteins found in one Asterias rubens chromosome 12, eAstRub1.3, whole genome shotgun sequence genomic segment:
- the LOC117297726 gene encoding ankyrin repeat domain-containing protein 63-like, whose amino-acid sequence MWKGLPELHVAIRRGQFHDARQLVSAGDDVNIGDGTHRTPLILCALLEQATWGVGIARMLLEMGALVGLPDKQGRNALIYACIYRRLELVEIFLRAVDFDLNHRDRFGNTALFYAASSGNIDIVTELVKKFKHFGEQLDRGNKCGMTPLLEACRLGHKTVGRILVENGADEEHRDSVRHWNAMDWEQEHERQVEAADRTRNRSYDKPWLADKKSASNSVPGKPRRRSASLSGVPDGGQQGLSDDGDSTSTVSTDGGSTPHRARCVGLRRLTRAKTMSALPNINSAKVVGLTRTWTEESNMSKELITAKFYPSPVPFSNPNLTTDAERTHNAYGQWRMTQNLRPVESSVSSGGEPHDRAAWQGEFRQIFKRYEHQVTESFRKKAKVNPVFSNHFRLQSQISVNPSIAIEEDRKAPSSRLSRRQSFLDNGQSLKRFPSVNSIDTASNTSRRTNVNIGGLKGKRDMESNTSSVDTNAAAKMVMNAFRRRKSNAFVGSSSTIGKGSVDDDTESRSGTNGIDKAIINGSK is encoded by the coding sequence ATGTGGAAGGGTCTACCGGAGCTTCACGTTGCAATTCGCCGGGGACAATTCCACGATGCACGGCAGCTCGTCTCTGCCGGTGACGACGTGAACATCGGGGATGGGACCCATCGTACACCCCTCATCCTCTGCGCCTTACTTGAGCAAGCAACGTGGGGTGTCGGCATAGCTCGGATGCTGCTTGAGATGGGAGCCCTGGTGGGTCTCCCAGACAAACAAGGACGCAATGCCCTGATCTACGCCTGCATCTACCGCCGACTCGAGCTGGTTGAAATCTTCCTACGAGCTGTAGACTTTGACCTGAATCATCGGGACCGCTTCGGGAACACGGCCCTGTTCTACGCCGCGTCAAGTGGCAACATAGATATTGTGACGGAACTGGTGAAGAAATTCAAACACTTTGGTGAGCAGCTTGACAGGGGAAATAAATGTGGAATGACGCCACTTCTCGAAGCTTGCCGACTAGGGCACAAGACGGTTGGGAGGATATTGGTTGAGAACGGCGCAGATGAAGAGCACAGGGACAGTGTTCGACACTGGAACGCAATGGACTGGGAGCAGGAACACGAAAGACAAGTTGAGGCGGCTGATCGAACCAGGAATCGGTCTTATGACAAACCCTGGCTGGCGGATAAGAAGTCGGCGAGTAACTCGGTACCCGGGAAGCCTCGAAGGAGATCTGCCAGTCTATCAGGGGTCCCCGATGGCGGTCAGCAGGGTCTGAGTGACGACGGTGACTCCACGTCGACAGTGAGCACCGATGGAGGTTCGACACCACATCGTGCCCGTTGCGTGGGACTCAGGAGGCTTACTCGAGCGAAGACCATGTCGGCACTGCCGAACATCAACTCAGCTAAAGTAGTAGGACTAACCCGTACGTGGACGGAGGAAAGCAACATGAGCAAGGAGCTCATCACCGCTAAGTTCTACCCGTCTCCTGTGCCGTTTTCCAACCCAAACCTGACCACAGATGCCGAGAGGACTCACAATGCGTATGGTCAATGGAGAATGACACAGAACCTCCGACCGGTAGAATCGAGTGTTTCTTCAGGCGGTGAGCCTCATGATCGCGCAGCTTGGCAAGGAGAATTCAGACAGATATTCAAGCGCTACGAACATCAAGTGACGGAGTCATTCAGAAAGAAGGCCAAAGTGAACCCAGTCTTCTCCAATCATTTCAGATTACAGAGTCAAATTTCGGTGAATCCCTCTATCGCCATCGAGGAGGACAGAAAGGCCCCATCGAGTAGACTCAGTCGAAGACAATCGTTTCTCGATAACGGACAATCGTTGAAACGATTCCCGAGTGTGAATAGCATCGATACTGCTTCAAACACATCGCGGAGGACAAATGTTAACATTGGAGGGTTGAAAGGAAAGCGAGACATGGAATCGAATACATCGTCAGTCGATACTAATGCAGCTGCCAAGATGGTCATGAACGCGTTCCGGAGGAGAAAGTCGAATGCGTTCGTGGGATCCTCATCGACGATTGGGAAAGGCTCTGTGGATGACGATACCGAATCCCGATCGGGTACTAACGGTATCGATAAAGCAATTATAAACGGGAGTAAATGA